In Desulfosediminicola ganghwensis, a single window of DNA contains:
- a CDS encoding patatin-like phospholipase family protein, whose amino-acid sequence MHYWLLVVLLFLSGCATQGKISNIAGLPTYGEKESYGFGRIGNNSTQDDFAVILAFSGGGSRAAAMSYGVLEALRDTDLMIEGRAGRLLDEVDVITSVSGGSFTAAYFGLHGDRVFSDYEKRFLRRDVASELLSRILSPRSWFSEHGRTETAISYYEKVLFDGATFADLNRADGPFIIINASDLGAGIRFAFTQNYFSLLCSDISSYPVARAVTASSAVPVLFNPVVLKNYQDCPPPSPFIQAVADHTGQSHQTRHLLDGLSSYADKKQRPYIHLVDGGITDNLGLLALYETVDAAGGIRELFGEIRGAPVASKLLVISVNASTRPQYELEQSKSPPGVEQFMGAVTDIQLHRYNAATMDLLNTALQDWAQELSDETREVEHYFVELDFNQVTDEEQRFFLNQIPTTFSLTGKQVDGAIEAGRELLLANREYLRFLDDIQ is encoded by the coding sequence ATGCACTATTGGCTGCTGGTTGTTCTATTGTTTCTCTCCGGATGCGCAACTCAAGGTAAAATAAGTAATATTGCCGGGTTGCCGACATACGGGGAGAAAGAGTCGTATGGTTTTGGACGGATAGGGAATAATTCGACGCAGGATGATTTCGCTGTCATTCTGGCTTTTTCAGGAGGTGGCAGCCGTGCTGCAGCAATGTCCTATGGTGTCCTGGAGGCATTACGTGACACTGACCTGATGATAGAGGGCAGGGCAGGCCGCTTACTGGATGAGGTGGATGTGATAACATCTGTTTCAGGCGGCAGCTTTACCGCGGCCTACTTCGGTCTCCATGGGGATCGGGTTTTTTCCGATTACGAGAAACGATTTTTACGCAGAGATGTTGCTTCCGAACTCCTATCAAGGATTTTAAGTCCAAGGAGCTGGTTCTCCGAGCATGGTCGTACTGAGACAGCGATTAGTTATTACGAAAAGGTGCTTTTTGATGGAGCGACCTTTGCGGATTTAAATCGTGCTGACGGCCCCTTTATCATCATAAATGCCTCGGACCTCGGCGCTGGCATTCGTTTTGCGTTCACCCAAAACTATTTTTCGCTGCTTTGCTCTGATATCAGTTCCTATCCGGTTGCCAGAGCCGTAACTGCTTCAAGTGCGGTTCCTGTACTTTTTAATCCGGTAGTTCTGAAAAATTATCAGGATTGTCCGCCACCATCACCCTTCATCCAGGCAGTTGCTGATCACACAGGGCAGAGTCATCAGACCAGGCATTTACTTGACGGCCTGTCAAGCTATGCTGATAAAAAGCAACGTCCCTACATACATTTGGTGGATGGTGGAATAACTGATAACCTTGGTCTGCTGGCGCTGTATGAAACCGTCGATGCTGCCGGAGGAATCCGCGAGTTGTTCGGCGAAATAAGAGGGGCTCCAGTTGCCTCAAAACTTCTTGTTATATCGGTCAATGCCTCTACCAGACCCCAGTACGAATTAGAACAGAGCAAAAGTCCTCCTGGAGTTGAGCAATTTATGGGTGCTGTTACAGATATTCAGTTACACCGCTATAATGCAGCAACTATGGATTTGTTGAACACTGCGCTGCAGGATTGGGCGCAAGAGCTTTCGGACGAGACTCGGGAGGTGGAACACTACTTTGTCGAGCTGGATTTTAATCAGGTTACGGATGAGGAGCAGCGCTTTTTTCTCAATCAGATACCGACTACCTTTTCTTTAACGGGTAAACAGGTTGATGGAGCAATTGAGGCCGGCAGAGAGTTGTTGCTGGCGAATAGGGAGTATCTGCGGTTTTTAGACGATATTCAGTGA
- a CDS encoding aminoglycoside phosphotransferase family protein, translating into MKYSDKMHEAIENLLLEKQGTSKAEVRVKAMSSDGSIRRFWRVESGAGHRYVAVAPAKDAGEKECAEAVSSWKIGSHLQQVGVSVPEICGFDPRHYLLVYEDLGDVHLQSLIIRLDLNNDQDAVAAREYYRKTIDQLLTLQCDGVRGFCQDWCWDTPRYDRELMLERESGYFLRAFWQGLLKQEVPDGLIDEFGMLAEHVSGIPIDYLLHRDFQSRNVMITNGDARIIDYQGGRFGPLGYDLASLLIDPYVDLPNWFQRELFDYYHLQLSGMSGISKDEFYRQYLLLAIQRNLQIIGAFAFLSNVRGKLFFKDYIEPAVRSLTILVAEQMAVSDTPVCTVLAGVLKKARDILSEQ; encoded by the coding sequence TTGAAATATTCTGATAAAATGCACGAAGCTATCGAAAACCTGCTTTTAGAAAAGCAGGGAACCAGTAAGGCTGAAGTCCGTGTCAAGGCGATGAGCAGTGACGGCTCGATCCGCAGGTTCTGGAGGGTCGAGTCTGGTGCAGGACATCGATATGTCGCTGTTGCACCGGCAAAAGATGCTGGTGAGAAAGAATGTGCCGAGGCGGTTTCGAGCTGGAAGATTGGTTCTCATCTGCAGCAGGTTGGGGTTTCCGTACCGGAAATCTGTGGCTTTGATCCCCGGCATTACCTGCTGGTTTATGAAGATTTGGGGGATGTGCATCTCCAAAGCCTGATAATACGGCTGGATCTTAACAACGATCAGGATGCGGTTGCTGCCCGTGAGTACTACCGGAAAACCATAGATCAGCTTCTTACCCTGCAGTGTGATGGCGTTCGCGGCTTTTGCCAGGATTGGTGTTGGGATACGCCAAGATATGACCGTGAGCTTATGCTCGAGCGGGAGTCAGGTTATTTTCTTCGTGCGTTCTGGCAGGGCTTATTGAAACAGGAAGTGCCCGATGGTCTTATTGATGAATTTGGGATGCTTGCAGAACACGTCTCAGGAATTCCGATAGACTATTTGTTGCACCGGGATTTCCAGTCAAGAAATGTGATGATAACCAACGGTGATGCGCGCATAATCGATTACCAGGGAGGTAGGTTCGGGCCGTTAGGTTATGATCTTGCATCATTGTTGATCGATCCCTATGTTGACCTGCCGAATTGGTTCCAGAGAGAATTGTTTGACTATTACCATCTCCAGCTCAGTGGAATGAGTGGAATTAGCAAAGATGAATTTTATCGGCAATATTTGTTACTTGCTATACAGCGCAACCTTCAGATTATAGGTGCATTTGCATTCTTAAGTAATGTGCGTGGCAAGCTGTTTTTTAAGGATTATATTGAGCCTGCAGTACGATCTCTGACAATACTGGTTGCTGAGCAGATGGCTGTTTCTGATACACCAGTGTGTACAGTTCTTGCCGGGGTGCTCAAGAAGGCACGTGATATTCTCTCTGAACAGTGA
- a CDS encoding pyridoxal phosphate-dependent aminotransferase, whose product MSISLKMKGFAEKSSWIRKMFEEGARLKAEFGAENVFDFSLGNPDAPPPAEFYDVIQRRAADTSPGVHSYMPNNGYPFVREAIAAKMSKEQQVTIDPADMLMTCGAAGGLNVVIKALLNPGEEVIILAPFFVEYHFYVDNHGGVTKIVETDEEFNLDLKAIEEAITEKTKAIIINSPNNPTGQVYSQEALKELGLLLDQAGKKFGTTIYMLSDEPYRKIIFDGFSVPSIFAAYRNSIIVSSYSKDLSLPGERIGYLAVHPEAEEKALLVGALNLANRILGFVNAPALMQRVVAELQEASVDNSIYSRRRDLFCKILDDAGFEYLPPKGAFYIFPKTPIEDDAKFCAILQEEKILAVPGRGFGKPGFMRLAFCVPDEVIANSAEAFKRAMAKAQSL is encoded by the coding sequence ATGTCCATTTCTTTGAAAATGAAGGGATTTGCCGAAAAATCCTCGTGGATCAGAAAGATGTTTGAAGAAGGCGCACGACTCAAAGCTGAATTCGGTGCTGAAAACGTTTTCGATTTCAGTTTGGGAAATCCTGATGCTCCACCACCCGCAGAGTTTTACGACGTTATTCAGCGAAGAGCAGCGGACACCAGCCCCGGCGTTCACTCTTATATGCCCAACAACGGCTATCCCTTTGTACGGGAAGCTATCGCTGCCAAGATGAGTAAAGAGCAGCAGGTCACCATTGACCCTGCCGATATGCTTATGACCTGTGGTGCCGCTGGTGGCTTGAACGTGGTTATAAAGGCTCTGCTGAACCCCGGCGAAGAGGTGATCATCCTGGCACCATTTTTTGTCGAATACCATTTCTATGTCGACAACCATGGTGGGGTTACCAAAATCGTAGAAACCGATGAGGAATTCAACCTCGACCTGAAGGCGATCGAAGAAGCTATTACCGAAAAGACCAAAGCGATTATCATCAACTCGCCAAATAATCCCACCGGCCAGGTTTATTCACAGGAAGCACTTAAAGAACTGGGTCTGCTGCTGGATCAAGCCGGCAAAAAATTCGGCACCACCATTTATATGCTTTCTGATGAGCCATATCGCAAAATCATTTTCGATGGTTTCAGCGTACCTTCCATTTTTGCCGCCTACCGCAACAGCATAATCGTTTCCAGCTACTCTAAAGACCTGTCACTGCCGGGTGAACGAATCGGCTACCTCGCTGTCCACCCTGAGGCAGAAGAAAAAGCATTGCTGGTAGGTGCCCTGAACCTTGCGAATAGAATCCTCGGCTTCGTCAACGCCCCGGCCCTGATGCAACGGGTTGTAGCTGAACTCCAGGAGGCGTCAGTCGATAACTCCATCTACTCAAGAAGACGCGACTTGTTCTGCAAGATACTCGATGATGCCGGCTTCGAGTACCTCCCGCCAAAAGGCGCCTTCTATATATTCCCCAAGACTCCGATTGAGGACGACGCAAAATTTTGTGCGATCCTGCAGGAGGAGAAGATTCTGGCAGTTCCTGGAAGAGGTTTCGGTAAACCAGGCTTTATGCGTCTCGCATTCTGCGTTCCGGATGAGGTGATTGCCAATTCAGCCGAAGCATTCAAGCGAGCCATGGCTAAAGCTCAATCTCTGTAA
- a CDS encoding DnaJ domain-containing protein: protein MQYQRRQQPGCGGCLLIILLIVFVTGGAPALINFMGALFFSGIAGVLIFLALFWGFSFWVKRKVATYEQSQTESHNRFVWLLVHILVHIARIDGQITRDEVQTIQRFFQHNLRYNQTKMLWLKELIKQATASEVSLQTLLQEFKSNFAYEPRLILLELVYQVLYTKSTVPESELKIARDIAAFLDISVYDQRTIEAKYKYRSHQQTARTIDRAAQYYAVLGLEPEASEDEIKKAYRKLSMKYHPDKVRHLGDEFRNVAEEKMKEINAAYDFFKKQ, encoded by the coding sequence ATGCAATATCAACGTCGGCAGCAACCTGGATGCGGTGGCTGCCTGCTCATTATACTGCTCATAGTCTTCGTCACAGGGGGGGCTCCTGCACTCATCAACTTTATGGGCGCCCTGTTTTTCTCAGGCATAGCTGGTGTCTTAATTTTTCTCGCTCTTTTCTGGGGCTTTTCATTCTGGGTAAAAAGAAAGGTTGCCACCTACGAGCAATCCCAGACCGAGAGCCATAACCGCTTCGTCTGGCTGCTTGTTCACATTCTGGTACACATCGCCCGCATAGACGGCCAGATTACTCGCGATGAAGTTCAGACCATTCAAAGATTCTTCCAGCATAATCTGCGCTATAACCAGACGAAGATGCTCTGGCTGAAAGAGCTAATTAAACAGGCGACAGCCTCTGAAGTCTCTCTGCAGACACTGTTGCAGGAATTTAAGAGCAACTTCGCCTATGAGCCCCGGCTTATACTGCTGGAGCTTGTCTATCAAGTGCTCTACACCAAATCCACTGTACCTGAGAGTGAACTCAAAATCGCCCGGGACATTGCAGCATTTCTTGATATTTCAGTATATGACCAGCGTACCATAGAGGCTAAATATAAGTATCGAAGCCACCAGCAAACTGCCAGAACCATAGACAGAGCTGCCCAATACTATGCCGTTCTGGGTCTTGAACCTGAGGCATCTGAGGATGAAATCAAAAAAGCCTACAGAAAACTCAGTATGAAATATCACCCTGATAAGGTTCGCCACCTTGGTGATGAATTCAGAAATGTTGCGGAAGAGAAAATGAAAGAGATCAATGCCGCCTATGATTTCTTTAAAAAGCAGTAA
- a CDS encoding Mrp/NBP35 family ATP-binding protein — translation MSDSCGSSSCSSSTAGCGSSKESQQAAMAQQENAITTSLGKIKNKILVMSGKGGVGKSTVSVNLALALANRGHKVGLMDVDLHGPDVVRMLDLKGNLQPPKSKNDLVPPLNYNDNLKVVSLEYMMKDRDEAIIWRGPIKIQAIRQFISDMDWGELDYLVIDAPPGTGDEPLSVAQTIPNLKAVVVTTPQKVALADVRKSINFCKVVNLDVAGVVENMSGFVCPHCNETVDIFKSGGGEEIAREFELPFLGRVPMDPKVVMAGDDGTPYLSSEGDSPAIVAFGKVVDAVELRLPPVAAPVILPMAGCGCDCGS, via the coding sequence ATGTCAGATTCATGTGGAAGTAGTTCCTGTTCCAGCAGCACCGCAGGTTGTGGCAGTAGTAAAGAATCACAGCAGGCGGCAATGGCCCAGCAGGAGAATGCCATCACCACATCACTTGGTAAGATCAAGAATAAGATACTGGTTATGAGTGGTAAGGGCGGGGTGGGTAAATCCACCGTTTCGGTCAACCTTGCCCTGGCTTTAGCGAACCGAGGTCACAAGGTTGGCTTGATGGATGTGGATCTGCACGGTCCGGATGTGGTGCGGATGCTCGATCTCAAAGGAAACCTTCAACCTCCGAAATCAAAGAACGATCTGGTGCCACCGCTCAATTATAACGACAACCTCAAGGTGGTTTCATTAGAGTACATGATGAAGGACAGAGATGAGGCAATCATCTGGCGGGGTCCCATCAAAATCCAGGCGATCAGACAATTTATCTCTGATATGGATTGGGGTGAGCTGGACTATCTTGTTATTGATGCACCTCCAGGAACCGGCGATGAGCCACTTTCAGTTGCCCAGACTATTCCAAATCTGAAAGCTGTGGTTGTAACCACCCCTCAGAAAGTAGCTCTTGCAGATGTTCGTAAATCTATTAATTTCTGTAAAGTGGTAAATCTTGATGTTGCCGGTGTGGTGGAAAATATGTCCGGTTTTGTCTGTCCGCACTGTAATGAGACCGTGGATATTTTCAAATCAGGTGGTGGCGAGGAAATTGCCCGCGAATTTGAGCTGCCATTTCTTGGCAGGGTCCCAATGGATCCCAAAGTGGTTATGGCAGGTGATGATGGTACACCATACCTCTCTTCTGAAGGTGATAGCCCTGCGATTGTCGCATTCGGCAAGGTTGTTGATGCCGTTGAGCTACGTTTACCACCGGTGGCAGCACCTGTCATTTTACCTATGGCTGGTTGCGGTTGCGACTGCGGTTCCTGA
- the ftsY gene encoding signal recognition particle-docking protein FtsY, whose product MLSWFKKKFTKQEAKKPSEDQKIPVAPREMGETTPQLDEDTITQVEESVSTAEHVEVEEPIDSSADSDTDLVERKITSQDELETSDNQTIELKDSIEQPTEPESSEIAASETPAEAEIVDQPDELPVSTEQAQEIERDLPEPETEVKSPLEVLGEPATKPKEKGFFSKLSDRLTRTRENFTYQLDSLFLGKKLIDADLLDDLEELLITADLGVSTTQEILDYARKKVKRDALSDPAALKDIIKEKLKSFIVDYQSDAALVMPDKGPFVIMVVGVNGVGKTTTIGKIAHKFKQSKQSVLLVAADTFRAAASSQLKIWGERNNVPVIAQHEGADPSSVVYDGIAHATAKGYDVVLVDTAGRLHTQTNLMEELKKIKRVMAKQLKGAPHEVMLVVDATTGQNGISQAKLFDAAVDLTGITLTKLDGTAKGGIVANICKELKTPIRFIGVGEQLEDLRDFDPDEFIEALFAGKEVS is encoded by the coding sequence ATGCTAAGCTGGTTTAAAAAGAAATTCACTAAACAAGAAGCTAAAAAACCAAGTGAGGATCAGAAAATCCCGGTCGCGCCACGCGAAATGGGAGAAACTACTCCTCAATTGGACGAAGATACCATAACCCAGGTTGAAGAATCAGTCTCTACTGCCGAACACGTAGAGGTAGAGGAACCTATCGATAGTTCTGCTGATTCCGATACAGATCTCGTTGAACGCAAAATCACATCGCAAGATGAGCTGGAGACATCAGACAACCAGACTATTGAACTTAAAGATTCTATTGAACAGCCTACAGAGCCTGAAAGCAGCGAAATCGCAGCTTCAGAAACTCCTGCAGAAGCTGAGATTGTGGACCAACCTGATGAGCTCCCAGTTAGCACAGAACAGGCTCAGGAAATTGAGCGTGATCTGCCAGAGCCCGAGACTGAGGTCAAATCACCGCTTGAAGTACTCGGAGAACCTGCAACCAAGCCAAAAGAGAAAGGCTTCTTCTCAAAACTTTCTGATCGTCTCACCAGGACCCGCGAGAACTTCACCTATCAACTTGATTCCCTCTTTCTTGGCAAGAAGCTGATCGATGCTGATCTTCTCGATGACCTCGAGGAACTACTCATCACCGCAGACCTTGGTGTTTCAACTACCCAGGAGATTCTTGATTATGCCAGAAAAAAGGTAAAAAGAGACGCTCTCTCGGACCCTGCAGCCCTTAAAGATATCATCAAAGAGAAATTAAAGTCATTTATCGTCGATTATCAATCTGATGCCGCACTGGTTATGCCGGACAAGGGGCCTTTTGTCATTATGGTAGTTGGGGTCAACGGTGTAGGCAAAACCACCACCATTGGTAAAATCGCTCACAAATTCAAGCAATCCAAGCAGTCAGTACTGCTCGTCGCAGCCGATACCTTCCGTGCTGCAGCCAGCTCTCAGTTAAAAATATGGGGAGAGCGGAACAACGTACCTGTTATCGCCCAGCACGAAGGTGCGGATCCTTCATCTGTAGTATATGACGGTATCGCTCACGCAACAGCCAAGGGATATGACGTTGTTCTGGTTGATACCGCCGGCAGATTGCATACCCAGACTAACCTGATGGAAGAGCTTAAGAAAATCAAAAGGGTCATGGCTAAGCAGCTCAAAGGTGCGCCACACGAAGTTATGCTGGTAGTTGATGCCACCACCGGCCAGAACGGTATCTCCCAGGCAAAGCTTTTCGACGCCGCAGTAGATCTGACAGGGATAACACTGACTAAACTGGACGGTACCGCTAAAGGCGGTATTGTGGCTAATATCTGTAAAGAACTAAAAACTCCTATCCGTTTTATCGGTGTTGGCGAACAACTTGAGGATCTCAGGGATTTTGATCCTGATGAATTCATCGAGGCCCTCTTCGCCGGCAAGGAAGTTTCATAA
- the der gene encoding ribosome biogenesis GTPase Der: MANPTCPIIALIGRPNVGKSTMFNRVTKSRNAIVDPTPGVTRDRHYERVVWGDRTFILVDTGGIDDNPEDLLVNHIREQALAAIEEADIIIFLMDGKQGLTPADYEVVELLRRIDKPIYHVVNKIDTPKQEMEILSQFYELGIEMIWPLSAEHAYGFNDLMDGLVKTIDEGDSGPELPDDTIKVAFFGRPNVGKSSMINRIVGEERMVVSEISGTTRDSVDTILTHGKFSYLLIDTAGIRRKGKTKDKLEKFSILKSLASLEKCDVAVILIDADEGITEQDTKVIGYALDHGRGLIILVNKWDLIKDDKKRQDHLLAEIGRQLPFVGFAPLLKVSAMTGFGVKRLFPVIGAVYRQYKAKFPTAALNKLLQEATEAHTPPIYKNKRLKFFYTSQVGTRPPKFVVMSNSAKGVHFSYQRYLSNKFRDGLGLDKVPIQLIFKEKSGGKKK, from the coding sequence ATGGCAAATCCAACATGTCCAATCATAGCCCTGATAGGTCGCCCGAATGTGGGTAAATCGACCATGTTCAACAGGGTTACCAAATCTCGCAATGCAATCGTCGATCCCACACCGGGTGTTACCCGTGACCGCCACTATGAACGGGTAGTCTGGGGAGATCGAACATTTATTCTCGTCGATACCGGTGGTATCGATGACAACCCCGAAGACTTGCTGGTAAACCATATCCGCGAGCAAGCGCTGGCTGCCATTGAGGAAGCTGATATCATAATCTTTCTCATGGATGGTAAACAAGGCCTTACCCCTGCGGATTACGAAGTTGTTGAACTGCTGCGTAGAATCGACAAGCCGATCTACCACGTAGTCAATAAGATCGATACTCCCAAGCAGGAAATGGAGATTCTCTCTCAATTCTATGAGTTGGGTATAGAGATGATCTGGCCGTTATCTGCAGAGCATGCCTATGGTTTTAACGACCTGATGGATGGTCTGGTTAAGACCATCGACGAAGGTGATAGTGGGCCGGAACTACCGGATGATACTATCAAGGTCGCGTTTTTTGGTCGCCCCAACGTAGGCAAATCATCGATGATCAATCGGATTGTCGGTGAGGAGCGAATGGTGGTTTCAGAGATTTCCGGCACCACCCGTGATTCTGTCGATACCATACTTACCCACGGTAAATTCAGCTATTTGCTGATCGACACCGCAGGAATCCGCCGGAAAGGCAAGACCAAGGATAAGCTTGAGAAATTCAGTATTCTCAAATCGCTGGCTTCACTGGAAAAATGTGACGTAGCGGTTATCCTGATTGATGCCGATGAAGGAATCACCGAGCAGGATACCAAGGTTATCGGTTATGCGCTCGATCATGGCCGGGGTCTCATTATTCTCGTTAATAAATGGGATCTGATCAAGGATGACAAGAAGCGTCAGGATCACCTCTTGGCAGAGATCGGCAGACAATTACCTTTCGTGGGATTTGCCCCGCTTTTGAAGGTATCCGCCATGACCGGCTTTGGCGTGAAGCGTCTCTTTCCGGTGATTGGTGCTGTGTACCGTCAATACAAGGCAAAATTCCCAACCGCTGCCCTGAACAAGTTATTGCAGGAAGCCACGGAAGCACATACGCCGCCTATTTACAAAAATAAGCGCCTCAAATTCTTCTACACCTCACAGGTTGGCACCAGACCGCCAAAATTTGTCGTTATGAGCAATAGCGCCAAAGGTGTGCATTTCTCGTACCAGCGATATCTTTCCAACAAGTTTCGTGACGGACTTGGCCTGGACAAGGTTCCCATTCAGCTGATTTTTAAAGAAAAATCAGGTGGTAAGAAAAAATAA
- a CDS encoding MBL fold metallo-hydrolase, translating into MLQIQQIIVGSMGVCCYIAACPATKKAAVIDPGGDVDQILAELKATGLSLQYIIATHGHPDHVCGNRALKEATGAEIVMHKADSEFFGKAEVAGYFSMLGLEASPPADVEVEDGDMITIGDEEMQVIHTPGHTPGGMCLLNGDNLITGDTLFVGGLGRTDFPGGSHKELIESIRKRLLVLPEDTVVWPGHGYGGSQSTIGQEKNGNPFL; encoded by the coding sequence GTGCTTCAAATACAGCAAATTATTGTTGGTTCGATGGGGGTATGCTGTTATATCGCTGCTTGCCCGGCAACGAAAAAAGCTGCAGTCATAGACCCGGGTGGTGATGTTGATCAGATTCTTGCCGAGCTCAAAGCGACTGGGTTGTCTCTGCAATATATTATTGCTACCCATGGCCACCCCGATCATGTTTGTGGCAACAGAGCCCTGAAAGAAGCAACAGGTGCTGAAATTGTGATGCACAAAGCGGATTCGGAGTTTTTCGGTAAAGCCGAAGTGGCAGGTTATTTCTCTATGTTAGGGCTCGAAGCCTCGCCTCCTGCTGATGTTGAAGTTGAAGACGGAGATATGATTACCATCGGTGATGAGGAGATGCAGGTCATTCACACGCCCGGGCATACACCAGGTGGAATGTGTTTACTGAACGGTGATAATCTTATTACTGGTGACACCTTGTTTGTCGGGGGACTTGGCAGAACAGACTTCCCTGGCGGTTCTCATAAGGAACTTATCGAATCCATTCGCAAGCGGTTACTGGTACTGCCTGAAGACACTGTTGTGTGGCCGGGACATGGCTATGGTGGCAGTCAATCCACTATTGGCCAGGAAAAAAACGGAAACCCATTTCTTTAA